The Meiothermus sp. genome segment GGCATTCGCTCCATGAGCCAGGCCGTCGAGACCCTCTCGGGCGGTCAGCGGCAAGGGGTAGCAGTGGCCCGCAGTGCGGCTTTTGCCCGGCATGTGGTGATTATGGACGAGCCCACCGCAGCGCTGGGGGTAAAGGAGGGCAACATGGTGCTCGAGCTCATCCGGCGAGTACGCGACAGCGGGCTGCCGGTCATCATTATCAGCCACAACATGCCCCATGTTTTTGAAATTGCCAACCGCATTCACATTCAGCGCCTGGGCAAACGGGCCGCCGTGGTTAACCCCAAAAAAATCAGCATGTCCGACACGGTGGCGGTGATGACCGGCGCCAAAAGCCCCGCCGAGCTAAACCCCGAGGCGCTGGCATAATTTCGACACCTGGGGTACTACACGACATATTCCCATACAGAGTAAGTTGGTGTTGTGTTTTTAGGCATCGATCTGGGCACCGGCTCCTGCAAGGCTTTGCTGCTCTCGAGCGGTGGAACCGTCGTTTCCGAGGCCAGCCAGGCCTATCCCGTAAACGCCCCCAAACCCGGCTGGGCCGAGTCCGACCCCGAAAACTGGTGGCAGGCGGTGGGTGAGGCTGCCCGCAGGGCTGTAAAGGGGCATGCCGACAAAGTACTGGCCGTTGGACTCTCGGGCCAGATGCACGGCGTCGTGCTAGTAGATGCCAACGGCAGTCCCCTGCGACCGGCCATCCTCTGGGCAGATGGCCGCGCCACCCAGGAGCTACAGGCCCTGGAAGCCCTACCCGACAGGCTGCGGCATCGCCTGGCCAATCCCCCGGCAGTGGGCATGGCCGCCGCCAGCCTGCTCTGGTTGAAAACCCACGAAGAAGCGCTTTATCAAAAAGCCCGTTGGGCGCTCCAGCCCAAAGACTGGCTGCGCCTTTGGCTCACAGGAGAGGCCCACAGCGAGCCCTCCGATGCCTCGGGCACCTTTCTCTACGACCTCCTGGCCGACACCTGGGCCTTTGAGGTCATGGAAGCCCTGGGCCTGCGCCCCGATCTCTTCCCCCCTTTGGTAGGCTCTGCCGAGATTGCCGGATACCTGGGGCCGGAGGCGGCCCGGCATCTGGGCCTGCCGACCGGGATTCCGGTAGCCGCCGGGGCCGCCGATACTGCCGCGGCTCTTCTGGGCTGTGGTTTGAAACTAGGCGAGGCCCAGCTTACGGTGGGCTCCGGGGCGCAACTCACCGTGTTGCTGGCCGAAGCCAAAGTAGACCCCACCCTACGCACGCACCTCTTCCGGGCAGCCCTTCCCGGACAATGGTACGCCATGGCCGCCATACAGAACGCCGGGCTGGCCTTGGAGTGGGTACGAGCACTGCTCGGCCTGAACTGGGAGCAGGCTTACCAAGAGGCTCAATCGGTAGCGCCTGGGTGTGAAGGGCTTACCTTTCTCCCCTACCTGACCGGGGAACGCACCCCCCATCTCGACCCCCTGGCCCGGGGGGTCTGGGCTGGGCTGGGCCGACACCACCAGCGGGGCCATCTGATGCGGGCTGCCCTCGAGGGGGTGGCCTTCAGTCTGCGCGACGGCCTCGAGGCTTTAGGAGAGGCCGTCGCGCCCCATAGCCCCTTGCGGCTGGCCGGCGGGGGTAGCACCCATCCCTTCTGGCAACAGATGCTGGCCGATGTGCTGGGCTGCCCTTTACAACCCAACCCCATTCCCTCGGCATCTGGAAAGGGCGCAGCTGTGCTGGCAGCGCGGGCTATAGGAACCACAGTGCACACCCCCCCAAGCCCTTTGCCCACCAGCATGACCCCTTCTGGCATTAGCTACCATGAGCACTACCTCCGTTTCAAACATCTTTACAAGCAGTTAACCGATTGGTTCAGAATGTAAAAAATAAATCGTGAATGTGCTTTCATGCAGTATTAGCTACAACCGCTTGCAAAGGCATCTGCATAACATAAAATCCTATCCGTGAACCTTCTGAGTGAGGCCGAAGTGCGGGTGCTGGGCACCCTGATCGAAAAGCAGTACGCTACCCCCGACTACTACCCCATGACCGAGAACGCCATACGGCTGGGGGCCAACCAAAAAAACAACCGCAATCCGGTCACCCAGCTGAGCGAAGCCGAGGTGCGCGAAGCCCTGGACTCGCTACAGCGCAAGCGGCTGTGTGGCATGTTCCGCGAGCACGGCGCGCGGGCACCCAAATACCGGCAGTTTCTGGATCGGGAGTACCGGCTCGAGGCCCCTGCCACCATCGTGATGGCCCTCCTGATGCTGCGTGGCCCGCAAACCCTGGGCGAACTGCGGGCCCGCGCCGAGAGCATGAACCACAAGTTTGCCTCGCTCCAGGAAGCCGAGGCGGTGCTGCAAACCCTGATTGGCCTGGCCCCCCAGCCGCTGGTGACACAATTGGAGCGCCAGCCCGGCGAGCGCGAGGTGCGCTATGCCCACCTCCTGGCCGGAACCCCGGCCCCCATCGTCCGGGTAGAGGAAAAAAGTGAGCTGGAAAGCCGGGTGGAAGCCCTGGAAGCGGAGGTGCGCGATTTGCGGAGGGCGGTGGAGGGGCTCAGGAAGGCGCTGGGAGGATAAATGCAATAACCGAGACCTTTGTGGCCTCGGTTGCCCTCTTGGTGGGCGATGTAGGATTTGAACCTACGACCCCACGCGTGTGAAGCGTGTGCTCTCCCGCTGAGCTAATCGCCCTTGTTTGCCGCTTACTCACGCAAGCGCATTCAAAAGGGTAACACCGGCCTCTGGACGTGTCAAGCCAAGCCAAAACCGCGCACTGGGTATGATGGACGCCATGGAACCGGCTTTGCTGGTAAAAATTGGGGGTAGCCTCAAGGAAGCAGGCGAGTTGCTGGATGAAATCGGGGGCTATCCCGGCCCGCTGGTGTTGGTGCATGGCGGCGGCCCCCGCATTGGCGAGTGGCTGAACCGCATGGGCTTCGAGACCCATTTTTACCAGGGGTTGCGAATTACCCCACCCGAGCAGATGGAAGTGGTGGAGATGGTGC includes the following:
- the xylB gene encoding xylulokinase; translation: MFLGIDLGTGSCKALLLSSGGTVVSEASQAYPVNAPKPGWAESDPENWWQAVGEAARRAVKGHADKVLAVGLSGQMHGVVLVDANGSPLRPAILWADGRATQELQALEALPDRLRHRLANPPAVGMAAASLLWLKTHEEALYQKARWALQPKDWLRLWLTGEAHSEPSDASGTFLYDLLADTWAFEVMEALGLRPDLFPPLVGSAEIAGYLGPEAARHLGLPTGIPVAAGAADTAAALLGCGLKLGEAQLTVGSGAQLTVLLAEAKVDPTLRTHLFRAALPGQWYAMAAIQNAGLALEWVRALLGLNWEQAYQEAQSVAPGCEGLTFLPYLTGERTPHLDPLARGVWAGLGRHHQRGHLMRAALEGVAFSLRDGLEALGEAVAPHSPLRLAGGGSTHPFWQQMLADVLGCPLQPNPIPSASGKGAAVLAARAIGTTVHTPPSPLPTSMTPSGISYHEHYLRFKHLYKQLTDWFRM
- a CDS encoding YceH family protein; the encoded protein is MNLLSEAEVRVLGTLIEKQYATPDYYPMTENAIRLGANQKNNRNPVTQLSEAEVREALDSLQRKRLCGMFREHGARAPKYRQFLDREYRLEAPATIVMALLMLRGPQTLGELRARAESMNHKFASLQEAEAVLQTLIGLAPQPLVTQLERQPGEREVRYAHLLAGTPAPIVRVEEKSELESRVEALEAEVRDLRRAVEGLRKALGG